One window from the genome of Kaistella carnis encodes:
- a CDS encoding tyrosine-type recombinase/integrase — MNRASSEVTGFSELIQRFERNISIQGKSPRTFDNYSRHVAAVALHFGKIPTELDPEDIKDYLFELQQRSKTPSQTYFKHTVFGLRFLLKAEGLPYDFLHLPAIPKVKKLPTILSRQEVWRMLQTAQLLKHKLLIGLIYGCGLRCMEVRNIELHHLDFDRQMLHVVQGKGQKDRYVPLSEHLIRGLKTFISVENPTQYLFNGNQNRNIEEIDQVSLNRPDFDSRYSQRGVQWVIKTISKKAGITKDVHTRTLRHSFATHLLEDGVSIIMVQKLLGHERIESTMEYLHVCQLSDQKPHSPLDTVFALCSKNANPK, encoded by the coding sequence TTGAATCGCGCTTCAAGCGAAGTTACTGGTTTTTCGGAACTGATACAACGTTTCGAAAGAAATATTTCAATTCAAGGAAAAAGTCCCAGAACCTTTGATAATTATTCCAGGCATGTAGCAGCCGTAGCGCTTCATTTCGGTAAAATCCCTACGGAATTAGATCCGGAAGACATCAAAGATTATCTCTTTGAACTTCAACAGCGATCAAAAACACCTTCTCAAACCTACTTTAAACACACGGTTTTTGGACTGCGGTTTCTTTTAAAAGCAGAAGGTTTACCCTACGATTTTCTACATCTTCCAGCCATTCCAAAAGTCAAAAAACTGCCGACTATTTTAAGCCGTCAGGAAGTTTGGCGTATGCTTCAAACGGCGCAGTTACTGAAACACAAACTGCTCATCGGTCTGATTTACGGGTGTGGACTTCGATGTATGGAAGTGAGGAATATCGAACTTCATCATCTTGATTTTGACCGACAAATGCTGCATGTTGTTCAGGGTAAAGGTCAAAAAGACCGTTATGTTCCTTTATCCGAACATTTAATTCGGGGACTTAAAACCTTTATTTCCGTGGAAAATCCGACTCAATATTTATTCAATGGAAATCAAAATAGAAATATTGAAGAGATTGATCAGGTAAGTTTAAATAGACCGGACTTCGATTCCAGATACAGTCAAAGAGGCGTTCAATGGGTCATCAAAACGATTTCAAAAAAAGCGGGAATTACCAAAGACGTTCATACTCGCACTTTGCGACACAGCTTTGCCACGCATTTATTGGAAGATGGTGTTTCGATCATTATGGTTCAAAAACTTTTGGGTCATGAAAGAATTGAATCCACCATGGAATACCTTCATGTCTGTCAGTTGTCGGATCAAAAACCGCACAGCCCTTTGGATACCGTTTTCGCTTTATGCAGCAAAAATGCAAACCCGAAGTAA
- a CDS encoding leucine-rich repeat domain-containing protein yields the protein MKDRYKKNLFFNGKNEYSNSYQAQIFEDKILEKENITLNLFSVDFDNNISTKEKKKIIAEWLETLQILNRVKSLSVRHKVDSTFFNAICQIKNLENLEIWNSNITDISQISKLINLKRLDLKGFSNLTDLSPISKIQNIRKLSIEKCFKIDNYEHVSELKNLNGLQINGDMFAPKKSKLNNIEFIKFLNNLEHLDLLNCNILSKNFTPIADLKNIRRLDLDSKIDEEVRNSILENNKNLDSGFFIDWDFKNKKFYAEKEW from the coding sequence ATGAAAGACCGATACAAAAAGAATCTTTTTTTTAATGGTAAAAACGAATATTCAAATTCTTACCAAGCCCAAATATTTGAAGACAAAATATTAGAAAAAGAAAATATTACGTTAAATCTTTTTTCTGTAGATTTTGATAATAATATTTCCACTAAAGAGAAGAAAAAAATAATTGCTGAATGGTTAGAAACTTTACAGATTTTGAACAGAGTAAAATCTTTATCAGTAAGACATAAAGTTGACAGTACTTTCTTCAATGCAATTTGTCAAATTAAAAATCTGGAGAATTTAGAGATTTGGAATTCTAACATTACTGACATATCTCAAATTTCTAAATTAATTAATCTAAAAAGATTGGATTTAAAAGGTTTCTCTAATCTGACTGATCTTTCACCTATCAGTAAAATTCAAAATATTCGAAAATTATCAATCGAAAAATGCTTTAAGATAGACAATTATGAACATGTTTCAGAGTTAAAAAATTTAAATGGATTACAAATTAATGGAGACATGTTTGCTCCTAAAAAATCAAAATTAAATAATATAGAATTCATCAAATTCTTGAATAATTTAGAGCATTTAGATTTATTAAACTGTAATATTTTAAGTAAAAATTTCACTCCGATTGCGGATCTAAAAAATATAAGAAGATTAGATTTGGATTCTAAAATTGACGAAGAGGTGAGAAATTCGATTTTGGAAAATAATAAAAATCTTGATTCTGGATTTTTTATAGATTGGGATTTTAAAAACAAAAAATTCTATGCCGAAAAGGAATGGTAA
- a CDS encoding CPBP family intramembrane glutamic endopeptidase — translation MKNILLEVYYFIKNPTDQRIENWTFKKNVKYILVILCFELVINALIFFPLIYFLNKVEPILYEIRIDYNSNTFLQTLLITAFLVPIAEEMIFRYLLRYNKLFSKIIDRNKWNFLFKILVYISIILFGFVHSSNFENSSTFFYCILPILVSTQLIGGIFLTFLRVRFNILTSIVSHVLWNGILTIIPILISIFEKPYEHMTEDYKLNIEYLNYNTSKPQKFQIDSTSNRIFKIAIEEYSFNHILDSLCQYERNRDDILINMKMESKKGLTKEEFKKLLLDYDKSELH, via the coding sequence ATGAAAAATATTCTTTTAGAAGTCTATTACTTTATAAAAAATCCGACTGACCAAAGAATCGAAAATTGGACTTTCAAAAAAAATGTAAAATATATACTCGTTATTTTATGTTTTGAACTTGTTATTAATGCATTAATATTTTTTCCTCTAATATATTTTTTGAATAAAGTAGAACCTATTTTATATGAAATAAGAATAGATTATAATAGTAACACTTTCTTACAAACATTATTAATCACAGCCTTTCTTGTTCCAATTGCTGAAGAGATGATTTTCAGATATCTATTGCGTTACAATAAACTTTTTTCAAAAATTATAGATAGAAATAAATGGAATTTTTTATTTAAAATTCTTGTTTATATATCCATAATTCTTTTTGGATTTGTACATAGTAGTAATTTTGAAAACAGTTCCACATTTTTTTACTGTATTTTACCAATTTTAGTATCTACACAATTAATTGGAGGAATTTTTCTAACTTTTTTAAGAGTAAGATTTAATATTTTAACTTCTATTGTTTCTCACGTTTTATGGAACGGAATATTAACAATTATACCAATATTAATATCCATATTCGAAAAACCATACGAACATATGACAGAGGATTATAAATTAAATATTGAATATTTGAATTATAACACAAGTAAACCACAAAAATTCCAAATTGATTCTACTTCTAATAGAATTTTTAAAATAGCTATCGAAGAATATTCTTTTAACCATATTTTAGACTCTTTATGTCAGTACGAGAGAAATAGAGATGATATTTTAATCAATATGAAAATGGAATCCAAAAAAGGTTTGACTAAGGAAGAATTTAAAAAGTTGTTATTGGATTACGACAAAAGCGAATTACATTAA
- a CDS encoding IS91 family transposase encodes METRSRGGSVADVLRKINLSAQNFTVHQEKTLRALSYCRTSALGGHIDACDGCGNLSISYNSCRNRHCPQCQGHKREEWIQKREQELLPCSYYHVVFTLPEELNSLAISQPALLYKTLFEAAWATLNQFGKTEQIQLGMIAILHTWGQNLSLHPHLHCIVPGGGIDHNGKWKKKVRTDKYLFCVKAMSKVFRAKFVALLRASGIKDQDLMDKLFTKNWVVYAKRPFGGPKSVIEYLGRYTHKVAISNHRIKEVTDHEVCFGYKDYRKEGQKKEMTLSNTEFVRRFSLHILPKRFVRIRHYGILSSSWKRGKLQDLQSDLKIQIIEVKPKTLLKKCRCCKEGNLIIIALFGQRGPPQDFLAVFNTSSAK; translated from the coding sequence ATGGAAACCCGAAGTAGAGGCGGAAGCGTTGCTGATGTGCTTCGTAAAATCAATTTGTCGGCTCAGAATTTTACAGTTCATCAGGAAAAAACGCTTCGCGCTTTGTCGTATTGTAGAACTTCTGCCTTGGGCGGTCACATTGATGCGTGCGATGGTTGTGGAAATCTTTCCATCAGTTACAACTCGTGCCGTAATCGGCATTGTCCGCAATGTCAAGGTCATAAAAGAGAAGAGTGGATCCAGAAACGCGAGCAGGAATTATTGCCGTGCAGTTATTACCACGTGGTTTTTACACTTCCCGAAGAACTCAATAGTTTGGCGATCTCTCAACCGGCATTATTGTACAAAACCTTATTTGAAGCAGCGTGGGCAACATTAAATCAGTTTGGTAAAACAGAACAGATCCAGTTGGGAATGATTGCGATTTTGCATACTTGGGGACAGAATCTGAGTCTTCATCCTCATTTACACTGCATCGTTCCAGGTGGTGGAATTGATCACAATGGAAAATGGAAAAAGAAAGTAAGAACCGATAAATATCTCTTCTGTGTAAAAGCGATGAGCAAAGTTTTTCGGGCAAAGTTCGTGGCTTTATTAAGAGCTTCCGGAATTAAAGACCAGGATTTAATGGACAAACTCTTCACCAAAAACTGGGTGGTTTATGCGAAAAGACCTTTTGGTGGTCCGAAATCGGTGATTGAATATTTAGGAAGATACACTCACAAAGTTGCAATCAGCAATCATCGCATCAAAGAAGTTACGGATCATGAAGTTTGTTTTGGGTACAAAGATTATCGCAAAGAAGGTCAGAAAAAGGAAATGACTTTATCGAATACTGAATTTGTGCGCAGATTTAGTCTTCATATTTTGCCCAAAAGATTTGTGAGAATAAGGCATTACGGGATTTTGAGCAGCTCCTGGAAACGCGGAAAACTTCAGGATTTACAATCAGATTTAAAAATCCAGATTATAGAAGTAAAACCGAAAACTTTGCTTAAGAAATGTCGGTGTTGCAAGGAAGGAAATTTAATCATCATCGCGCTTTTCGGACAGCGTGGCCCACCTCAGGATTTTCTTGCCGTTTTTAATACCTCGTCTGCAAAATAA
- a CDS encoding DUF7010 family protein, with product MNKRTLEEQRIEFSNQKFLATPLAGLIVWTIIGFVGIFFSDFIVVWSIFIGTGSIVYLAMFISKYTGEDFLDKTKPKNEFDKLFFFTVGQALLAYSIAIPFFIIDYSSLPMTVGILTGLMWLPFSWIINHWVGIFHATFRTTIVLALWYLLPEYRFIAIPFAIVLIYIITIGILKNRGNKEESGNKNAPQHNI from the coding sequence ATGAATAAAAGAACTCTCGAAGAACAACGAATTGAATTTTCAAATCAAAAATTTCTCGCTACACCTTTAGCTGGACTAATAGTTTGGACAATTATAGGGTTTGTTGGAATATTTTTCTCTGATTTTATAGTAGTTTGGTCAATTTTTATTGGAACAGGTAGTATTGTATATTTAGCTATGTTTATTTCAAAATATACAGGCGAGGATTTCCTCGACAAAACAAAACCAAAAAACGAATTTGACAAGCTTTTCTTTTTTACGGTTGGACAAGCACTTTTAGCTTATTCTATTGCAATTCCATTTTTTATTATAGATTATTCTTCATTGCCTATGACAGTCGGAATTTTGACAGGATTAATGTGGTTGCCATTTTCTTGGATAATTAATCATTGGGTTGGAATTTTCCACGCAACTTTCAGAACGACAATAGTTCTTGCACTTTGGTATTTATTACCCGAATATAGATTTATTGCTATACCATTCGCAATTGTACTGATTTATATAATAACAATCGGAATTTTGAAAAACAGGGGAAATAAAGAAGAAAGTGGGAATAAAAACGCACCACAACACAATATATAA
- a CDS encoding IS256 family transposase: protein MIDKEELLSNKEFYKSFKSGEDLTSFFKQLHKSAVEHMLNAELDAHLDNEKHEKTKDGNYRNGHGIKKIKSSFGESEIKVPRDRNGDFEPALVPKRHNIIEGLENVIISFYAKGMSVSDIEEQIRDMYDFEVSTSTISRITSAVASEMVSWQNRPLDDLYLIVWMDGIVFKVRENSKVINKTIYLAVGLNREGRKEVLGMWLGKNESSSFWMSVLTDLKARGVEDILITATDNLNGFTQTIRSVFPESQTQICVVHQIRNACKYVVWKDRKAFTADMKHIYTAPNKQAAEAALKDFAEKWESKYSYAIRSWRENWDELTVFFDFPLEIRKIIYTTNLIENLNGKIRKYTKNKMSFPTDDAVLKSVYLALREATKKWTMPIQNWGIVLNQFMLIFEERLRL, encoded by the coding sequence ATGATCGACAAAGAAGAATTATTAAGCAACAAAGAATTTTACAAATCTTTTAAAAGTGGAGAAGACTTGACGTCTTTCTTCAAACAATTGCATAAAAGTGCCGTAGAGCACATGCTAAACGCTGAACTCGATGCCCATCTGGACAACGAAAAGCATGAAAAGACCAAAGACGGAAATTACCGCAACGGTCACGGAATCAAGAAAATAAAATCCTCTTTTGGAGAATCTGAAATCAAGGTTCCCAGAGACCGCAATGGGGATTTTGAACCTGCTTTAGTTCCTAAAAGACATAATATAATCGAAGGCTTGGAAAACGTCATCATCTCTTTTTATGCAAAAGGGATGAGCGTAAGCGATATTGAAGAACAGATTCGGGATATGTACGATTTTGAGGTCTCTACTTCCACTATATCCCGCATTACCAGTGCAGTAGCAAGTGAAATGGTGAGCTGGCAGAACCGTCCTTTGGATGATCTTTATCTCATTGTGTGGATGGATGGTATCGTTTTTAAAGTTCGGGAAAATTCCAAAGTCATCAACAAAACCATCTATCTGGCGGTGGGCCTGAACCGCGAGGGCAGAAAGGAAGTCTTGGGAATGTGGCTTGGAAAAAATGAAAGTTCCAGCTTCTGGATGAGTGTATTAACTGATCTTAAAGCCCGTGGCGTAGAGGATATCCTGATTACTGCTACTGACAATCTCAATGGATTTACCCAAACCATACGTTCTGTTTTCCCTGAGTCACAAACCCAGATTTGCGTCGTTCACCAGATCAGAAACGCCTGTAAATATGTTGTTTGGAAAGACAGGAAAGCCTTCACAGCAGATATGAAGCACATTTATACCGCACCAAATAAACAGGCTGCAGAAGCGGCATTAAAGGACTTTGCCGAAAAATGGGAATCCAAATATTCTTACGCCATCAGATCCTGGAGGGAAAATTGGGATGAACTGACGGTATTCTTCGACTTCCCTTTGGAAATCCGTAAGATCATCTATACCACCAACTTAATCGAAAATCTGAACGGAAAAATAAGAAAATATACCAAAAACAAAATGTCATTCCCGACAGATGATGCAGTGTTAAAATCCGTTTATCTTGCTCTCAGAGAAGCAACTAAGAAATGGACCATGCCCATTCAAAACTGGGGTATTGTTTTAAACCAATTTATGCTTATTTTTGAAGAAAGGCTCAGATTATAA
- a CDS encoding IS1182 family transposase produces MQHITGIARNQMVFTSLEDSISEDNSVRFVDAFVENIDLKALGFELQMLKTEGRRSFSTQTFLKIYLYGYLNGLRSSRKLEKECVRNIELQWLLFGLVPNYHSISDFRKNNPSGLKKLFKVFVSFLKDADLIAGETIAIDGTKSRAHNSKKANFNQKKIDKHLAYIEEKTQQYLDELAQNDEKENSVTITKIQEKIERLKKNKLGYEVLEEKLKASGEPQISTTDEDSRALLVQGQVVEVSYNIQAAVDAQYNLVVATHTINRNDRNALSAIAIEAKENLGIETFTALVDKGYHNGREITQCKEQNIITIVAHPDQGKSNENGTQPDYFVSKFIYNTDDDTYTCPANQVLKTTGRWHKKTRDRDSYDFKKYRTPACKECPVKSLCTSRTGGREIDRSQYADAVAENNQRYQANAQLYRKRQEINEHIFGTIKRQWGYNHTNLTGLEKVNGEHSLIMLVYNIKRAINILGVPELIAGSIPLTV; encoded by the coding sequence ATGCAACACATCACAGGAATAGCCCGCAATCAAATGGTTTTTACAAGTTTAGAAGATTCGATTTCTGAAGATAATTCGGTTCGGTTTGTAGATGCCTTTGTTGAGAATATCGATTTAAAAGCATTAGGTTTTGAACTGCAAATGCTAAAAACGGAAGGACGAAGGAGTTTCAGTACGCAAACATTTCTCAAAATCTATTTGTATGGTTATCTCAATGGACTTCGGAGTTCACGGAAACTCGAAAAAGAATGTGTGCGCAATATTGAATTACAATGGCTTTTATTTGGACTTGTACCCAATTACCACAGCATTTCTGATTTTAGAAAAAACAATCCGTCGGGTTTAAAAAAGCTGTTCAAAGTATTCGTTTCTTTTTTGAAAGATGCAGATCTAATTGCCGGAGAAACCATCGCCATTGACGGTACTAAAAGTAGAGCACACAACAGCAAAAAAGCCAATTTCAATCAAAAGAAAATCGATAAACACCTGGCTTATATTGAAGAGAAAACACAGCAATACCTGGATGAATTGGCTCAGAATGATGAGAAAGAAAATAGTGTGACAATCACTAAGATTCAGGAAAAGATTGAAAGATTAAAGAAAAATAAACTCGGCTACGAAGTCTTAGAAGAAAAACTAAAAGCAAGTGGCGAACCTCAGATAAGTACTACCGATGAAGATTCACGAGCACTGTTGGTTCAGGGGCAAGTTGTAGAAGTAAGTTATAATATTCAAGCCGCTGTTGATGCTCAATATAATTTGGTTGTGGCTACACACACCATTAATCGTAATGATCGTAATGCTTTGAGCGCAATTGCAATTGAAGCTAAGGAGAATTTGGGAATTGAAACATTCACTGCTTTAGTTGACAAAGGCTATCACAATGGTCGGGAAATCACCCAATGCAAAGAGCAAAACATTATCACCATTGTTGCGCATCCAGATCAGGGAAAAAGCAACGAAAATGGCACTCAACCAGATTATTTTGTTTCAAAATTCATTTACAATACAGACGATGACACTTACACTTGTCCGGCAAACCAAGTTTTAAAAACGACGGGACGATGGCACAAGAAAACCCGCGATAGAGACAGCTACGACTTCAAAAAATACCGAACTCCAGCTTGTAAAGAATGTCCTGTAAAATCACTTTGTACGAGCAGAACAGGAGGCCGAGAGATTGATAGAAGTCAATATGCCGATGCTGTTGCAGAAAACAATCAGCGCTACCAAGCTAATGCGCAATTATACCGAAAGCGGCAGGAGATCAACGAGCATATTTTCGGAACAATCAAAAGGCAGTGGGGCTACAATCACACGAATTTAACGGGACTTGAAAAAGTAAATGGTGAACACAGTTTAATCATGCTGGTGTATAACATCAAACGTGCGATAAATATTCTTGGAGTTCCGGAATTAATTGCCGGTAGCATCCCACTAACTGTGTAA
- a CDS encoding alpha/beta fold hydrolase: MQQIFRILIVSIFLISCASNSKLEIGNHVEKIDGLNINYEVRGKGPIMLVGHPSSGKIGYELTLKPLEDNFTIVYYDSRGTGKSDAPTKIEFYKPEYSVKEIEFLRERIGANKIWLFGHSDQSAIALQYAVEYPKNIAGLILSGTSLVGTQNESIERRKNSEKKRIAESKWFAKVIEDWDYMVAKNTTLDKNGNDLSTAKTKWWTYNEKTSQNVIPIVSEITKAGRRKPVGNEYYLETSDERKKYLEIQKKVRFLKTKVLIINGKYDTNNPEEFAEELHFWVPKSTLVIIDKAGHFPWIEQPTETFKEIKKWFRE, encoded by the coding sequence ATGCAACAAATTTTTAGAATTTTAATAGTTTCAATCTTTCTTATTTCTTGTGCTTCAAACTCAAAACTTGAAATTGGAAACCATGTCGAGAAAATTGATGGATTAAATATAAATTATGAAGTCCGTGGAAAAGGTCCTATTATGTTGGTTGGACACCCGAGTTCAGGAAAAATCGGTTATGAATTAACATTAAAACCACTTGAGGATAATTTCACAATAGTTTACTATGATTCTCGTGGAACTGGAAAATCTGATGCCCCAACTAAAATTGAATTTTACAAACCAGAATATTCAGTAAAAGAAATTGAGTTTTTAAGAGAGAGAATTGGCGCAAACAAAATTTGGCTTTTTGGGCATTCTGACCAAAGTGCGATTGCTCTACAATATGCAGTGGAATATCCAAAAAATATCGCAGGGCTCATTTTATCAGGAACAAGTTTAGTTGGAACTCAAAACGAATCCATTGAACGAAGGAAAAATTCTGAAAAAAAAAGAATAGCAGAATCTAAATGGTTTGCAAAAGTCATTGAAGATTGGGACTATATGGTTGCAAAAAATACAACTCTTGATAAAAACGGAAATGACCTTTCTACTGCAAAGACAAAATGGTGGACATATAATGAGAAAACCTCGCAGAATGTGATCCCTATTGTATCAGAAATTACAAAAGCAGGAAGAAGAAAACCTGTTGGAAATGAATATTACCTAGAAACTAGTGATGAAAGAAAAAAATATTTGGAAATTCAGAAGAAAGTTAGGTTCCTTAAAACTAAAGTCTTGATTATTAACGGTAAATACGACACAAATAATCCAGAGGAGTTTGCTGAGGAATTACATTTTTGGGTTCCCAAATCCACGTTAGTAATCATAGACAAAGCCGGACATTTTCCGTGGATTGAACAACCGACTGAAACATTTAAGGAAATAAAAAAATGGTTTCGTGAATAA
- a CDS encoding AbrB/MazE/SpoVT family DNA-binding domain-containing protein: MELSVINIGNSKGIRLSKTILEKYNIQNKIEIILEKGFIILKPKAEPRKDWEEAFKEMHENGDDQLLIDDVFEDENFDEWN, from the coding sequence ATGGAATTATCTGTTATAAATATTGGAAACTCGAAAGGAATTAGACTTTCTAAAACTATTCTTGAAAAATATAACATTCAGAACAAAATTGAAATTATCCTCGAAAAAGGTTTTATAATTTTGAAACCTAAAGCGGAACCAAGGAAAGATTGGGAAGAAGCATTTAAAGAAATGCACGAAAACGGAGACGATCAACTTTTAATTGATGATGTTTTTGAAGACGAAAATTTTGACGAATGGAATTAA
- a CDS encoding type II toxin-antitoxin system PemK/MazF family toxin, with product MELKQYQIVLVNLDPTIGSEVKKTRPCLIFSPNEMNKYLQTIVIAPIGSSSKNYPTRVEIKGNKTKGCVMIDQIRTVDKRRISKIFGELSEKEIQKVKSVIKETFVD from the coding sequence ATGGAATTAAAACAATATCAAATTGTACTGGTTAATCTTGATCCAACAATTGGAAGCGAAGTTAAGAAAACAAGACCATGCCTTATTTTTTCGCCAAATGAAATGAATAAATATTTGCAAACGATAGTTATTGCACCTATTGGAAGCAGTTCCAAAAATTATCCTACCAGAGTTGAAATTAAAGGAAATAAAACTAAAGGTTGCGTTATGATTGACCAAATAAGAACTGTTGACAAGCGAAGAATTTCAAAAATTTTTGGAGAATTGTCTGAAAAAGAAATTCAAAAAGTAAAAAGTGTAATAAAAGAAACATTTGTAGATTAA